TCCCCAAGAACTCGATGTACCGGATCGACCTGTACCACAGAGTCCTGTGAACCTGGTCGCCCTTGACGGCGACCATGACGGGCCGACGAACATGGCCCGAGACGCGGCCTTGCTCGAAGCCGCCGAACAGGGTCGGCCGGGTGGGCGCGTGTACGGTTGGTCGGAGCCTTGGGTCAGCCTCGGAAGGTTCCAGGATCCGTCACGGGCCGTCCGACCGGGCTCCGTACCTACGGTCAAGAGACCGACGGGCGGGAAGGCCGTCCTCCACGGTCACGACGTGACACTGGGATTGGCCGTCCCGCTGTCCCTTCTGGGCTTGACGGACGAGAGGTGCCGCTCGGTCGCGGGCGTCTATCGGGCGATGGCCCAAGTGCTGGTCCCTTGCCTAAGGGCGGCGGGACTTCACGCAGAACTCGGGGAGGACACGACCTTCGTCCGTGACCGGAAGCACGTGAGCGACTGCTTTGCCGTGGTGTCCGCCAACGACATCGTCGATCCGGAGACAGGGCAAAAGGTGTGCGGCTGTGCCCTGCGGATCGGGGAAAGGGCCGTCTTGCTTCAGGCGAGCGTGCCTGTCGGCCGCCCGCTCGTCGATCCGGCATCGGTTTTCGAGGATCCGGGCCCGGTCACTTGGCGCCCTCTGGGTTCGAAAACGTTCGCACGGAGGCTCGACGAGGCCCTTTTGGACTTAGGGGTTCGAGACGTTGAGAGTCCCGTAAGCTAGAATCGCTGTGATGCGATACGCAACGGGCGGCCTCGCCCTCGCTTTAGCCGCTCTCGGCGCGCTCATCGGCTGTAATCCGGATCAAGGCGTCGCGGTGAAGATCCCTGAAAAGACGGGCTCACCGAAGGCGGGAGACCTGACGTCGTCCGGGGCGGGCGGGACGACGGAGACGACATCCGGTACGACCGCGGAGACCAAGTCGCCGGAAACTCCGCCGGCTGCTGGAGGAACGGCGGACGTTCCGGCTACGACAAGCCCCACGCCGGCCGGTACGGCCCCAGGGACTCCGCCTCCGACGGACGGCAACACGGCCTCCGGTCCGGTCAAGCTGCAATACGCTTTCAGTAAAGGGGAGTCGTACAAGTACAAGACCACCGTCGAAACGACGATGGACGGTTTTGGTGGAAAGGTCGGGACCGGAAAGCCGATCACATCGACGACCGAGTCCGGAGTCAAGGTCTTGGACAAGTCGGGCGAGAAGGCCAAGATCGAGATCACGGTCGCGAAGAACTCCGTCAACGCGGGTTCGGTGGACGACAAGACGAAGCAGGCCATGGACAAGATGGCAGGTCAGAACGTCGGCGTCAAAGTGACCGCCTTGTTCGATCCGACGGGCAAGCCCTCCGAAGTGAAATATTCCGGCGGGTCGAAAGCTCAGGCGAGCCAGGCCGGTATCGACATGGACACGGGCTTCTTCGGGATCAGCTATCCGGGGAAGGAGGTCAAACCGGGCGACACTTGGACGCACACGTTCGACTTTCGGGACTCCATGGGGCAGATGCCGCAAATGAGCGGGGCGAAGTGGTCGAACCAGATGGTGACGACGACGTTCACTTTGAAGTCGATCGACCCGTCCGGTAAAGCCACGATCTCCATTTCGATCGACGCGAACCCGTCGATGTCGATGAAGGTCGACATGCCCAACAAGGACGGGAAGGGCACGACCCCCAACGAGGTCAGCATGAAGTTCAAGGTGACGGCCTCGGGGATCGCGGTGGTCGATACCAAGTCAGGCTTGCCACAAGACGTCAACATCGACGTTTCGACGAAGTTCGAGATGCCTATGGGCTCCGGGTCTCAGAAGAACAAGGTTTCGATCAAGAAGACCGGCTGAAACGCGACCTTGACTCAAAAGAAGGGGCCGCTTCCTTGGAAGGAGGCGGCCCTGACCGTTTCAAGCGAGAGGAGAGTTCAGTTCGGGTTCGGAGTGATCGTGAACCCCTGGGCAGCCAGCTCTTGACCGATGTGGCGGAGCTTCTTCATCGCGCGCAGCTCGATCTGTCGCACCCGCTCACGGGTGACGTTCAAGGCCGTTCCGACTTCCTCGAGAGTGCGGGCCCGTCCGTCGTCCAGTCCGAAACGGAGTCGGACGACGTCGCGCTCGCGGCTCGTGAGCCGGCCGAGGATCCCATCGATCTCTTCGCGCCGGATCAACGACCAGGTCACGTCCGACGGTGTCGGCATGTTGGTCGAAGGCACGAAGTCGCCGATCGACGAGTTGTCCTTTTCGCCGACCGGGGTTTCGAGCGACAGCGGTTCGATCGCCACCCGCAACATCTCTTGGACGCGGTCCGGCGACATTCCGACCTTTTCCGCGACCTCTTCCGGGGTCGGTTCGCGATGAAGCTCCTGCTGAAGGGCGTTCGCCGTCTTCATGACCTTGTTGATCAGTTCGGCCACGTACACCGGGATGCGGATCGTGCGGCCCTGGTTGATGATCGCACGGGCGATGGCCCTGCGGATCCACCAAGTCGCATAAGTCGAGAAGCGGAAGCCCTTTCTCCAGTCGAATTTTTCGACGGCGCGGATCAGGCCCAGGTTGCCTTCCTGGATGAGGTCGGCGAGGGGGATGCCACGCGCGTTGTACTTCTTCGCGATCGAAACGACGAGCCTGAGGTTGCTTTCGATCAGTTGCTGTTTGGCCGAAACGCCGTCCTTCATGACCTGGCGCTTCTCGAAATCCGTGTAGTCGTGGTCGCGGGGCAGGTTCTGAAGCTCTGCGACCTTCGACCACTTGTCGGCCTCGGCCAGGTCCTTGGCTTGGACCCGTTTCGCGAGGTGCTCCTCCTGGGCAGGCGTGAGCAGGTGGGCGCGGCGGGTCTGCCGCATCCACATTTCGAGTTCTTCGGAGTCGTCAGCGACGGCCTGCTGTTCGACTTCCTCTTCTTCTTCGAGCTCCTCGAGCTCCAACAGCTCCTCGGCACCCGGTTCCTGGTCGTCCAAAAGCATGTGCTTGTTGGCGTCCACGAACGCGTGACGGCTGTGCGTTCTTACGGTAATGGCTTTTCCGCGTCTCACTTGTGTTGGCAATCCAGTTTCCACAGGCATCCTTGTTACAGCGACCTCCTTGCCCCCAGTTCCACCGTGGCCGGCATTCCTGCCTGGTCCGACGGTTCCACACTGAGATCGTTCGCCTGAAAACGGTACATAGGATATAGCAAGATTTCCAATACGGACCGTTAGGGGGACGAATTATGGCTCAATTTGTGGTTTTCTGCTCGGGGCAAGGCTTGCAAAGCCTGTGCCAAGAGTTGTGACGCCCCAGGACCCCGAACAGTTGCCGAGCCAGGTTCAATGGCCTAAGTTCCGTAACTTGGCCACTGCTCCGACGATCACTGTCGCGAGGCCGTGGGCGCTTTCGACGGTGTTCTGCCGACCGAAGCTGATCCGCACGGTGCCGCGCGACCGATCCTGGGAAAGGCCGAGGGACGAGAGGACGCGGTTCGGTTCGACGGAACCCGAGGAACACGCGGCACCGGAGCTGAGGGCATAGCCCCGGGCGTCGGCTTCGATGACGAGGGTTTCGCCTTCGATGCCGAGGAATGAGACGCTAAGGATGTAAGGCGAGTTCGCGGTATGGGCGTTTTGGCTCCAATCGGGCAACGCGCTTAGGACTTCTAGCACGGTCTGCCTGAGTTCTCTTGCGTGCTCCAGGTCTTTGTCCATGCGGTCGGCCGCAACGGCGCACGCCGCTCCAAAGCCGACGATCCCCGGAACGTTCAGTGTCCCTGCGCGAAGGCCCAGTTCCTGACCGCCGCCCGCAAGAAGGGGCGACAGCATGACGCGGTCCGACGCGTACAGCGCGCCCACGCCTTTCGGCCCGTAGAGTTTGTGGGCCGAGACTGAGGCCAGGTCCACCCCGGTGAGTCCCACGGTCAGCTTCCCGAGCGTCTGGGTCAGGTCCCGGTGGACGAGGGCGCCCTCGGTGTCAGGGACGGTAAGGACCGCGCCCGTCTCGTTGTTCACGGACATGACGCTGACCAACCGAACGGCGGTTTCCGGTGCTTCAAGTTCGTAGCCGTCGTTCCCTAAGACTCGGCAACCCAACAAGCCTGCGGGGACGTCGACCGAACTGTGTTCGAAGGGACTGACGGCAGCGTCCGGGAAGTTACGGAGCACCCAATTGTTGCTTTCCGTCGCGCCGCTCGTGAAGATCACAGACTCAGGCGCACATCCGAGAAGCTCCGCGACCCGCGCGCGCGCCGTCTCGACGGCGGCCATGGCGCGGTGACCCCATGCGTGCAGAGAGTGGGCATTGCCGAAGTCCTCGTCGAAGAACGGGAGCATCTCCGCCTTGACGGCGGGGTCCAGGGGGCTCGTCGCGGCGTTGTCGAAGTAGTTTTCTGGACGGAGCGCGCTCATGGGTCATCCGCCGGAGCCGACGACCGCTTCGGCTTCGATCTCCACGAGCCAGTCGGGATCGAGCAGCCCGCCGCAGACGACCATCGTCGCCGCCGGTCTGATCTCGCCGAAAACTTCGCCTTGGACCTTTCCGACGGCTTCCCAGTCTTGGACCCGGACAAGGTACGTCCGGACGCGCACGACGTCTTCCGTACGGCCGCCCAGGCGTTCGACCGCGTCGAGGATGATGTCCCAGCACCTTCGGGCCTGGCCCGCCGCGTCGCCGATACAGGCGGCGCTTCCGTCCTGACTGACGGGAGCGGTCCCGGAAACGTAGACCGTGTCGCCCACACGGACGGCTCGGCTGAACCCGATCACGGGTTCGTAAGGGCTCCCGCTACTGTGTCGTGCGCGTGTGTTCACAACGATCGGTCGATCAATCGGTTCAAGCCATGGCGTGCGTGCCCAACGCGGCTCTCAACAGGCTCGGCACGTCGCTCGTCTTGTCCGCGATGGTCGCTCCGGCGGCCAGGAGCGCGTCGACCTTGGACTGAGCCGTGCCTTTGCCTCCGCTGACGATCGCGCCGGCGTGCCCCATCCGCTTTCCGGGGGGCGCGGTGCGGCCGGATATGAAGGCGACGACGGGCTTCGACATCGTCTTGATGAACTCGGCGCCGGCTTCTTCGTCCGTCCCGCCGATTTCGCCGACCATGACCACCGCCTTCGTCTCTGGATCCTTTTCGAACATCTCGAGGACTTCGATGAACCGGGTGCCGGGAAGGGGGTCGCCACCGATACCGACGCAGGTCGTCTGTCCGAGGCCGGCCCGCGTCATTTCCCAAACGATCTCGTACGTCAACGTGCCGGACCGCGAGACCATGCCGACCGGGCCCGGAGTGAAGATGTGCCCTGGCATGATCCCCATCTTGCACTGGCCCGGTGTGATGATCCCCGCGCAGTTCCCGCCCAAAAGGCGGGTCTTGCCTTCGGACTTCAGTTTGTTCACGATCTTGAGCGAATCAAGGATGGGGACGCCTTCCGTGATGAGCGTGACGAAGGGTACTCCGGCGTCGGCCGCTTCGAGGACGGCGTCGCCAGCGAACGGCGCCGGGACGAAGACGAGGACGGCGTCGGCTCCGGTCGCGGCGACGGCGTCGTGGACGGAGTCGAAGACGGGCCTGTCCAAATGGGTCGTCCCGCCCTTGCCGGGAGTGACCCCCCCGACCACCTGCGTCCCGTACTCGATCATCTGTTGCGTGTGGAAGGTGCCTTCACGGCCGGTCATTCCGGCGACGAGGACGCGGGTGTTCTTATCGACGAGGATCGCCATCTTCGGAAAGAATCATACCGAAGGGGCCAGAGGGCCGTCCCGGAGCGTCTAGGGCACTCGCGGGGCCGTCGCGGCGGTACTGGCTACACTTGTCTTACTCCATGAGCAAAGGCGCGCCGAACGTCCGATTCGCCGAAATCGACCGGGAGACCCGGAACACGAAGGTCCATCTCGTTTTGGACCTGGACGGCGGTCACCGCTGCGACGTGGCGACGGGTGTGTCGACCTTCGACGACTTGTTGCGCGACATGGCGTCTTACGCGGTCCTCGACCTCGGCGTCTCGGTCGAAGCGGACGTCGCGGTGCAAGACCACTTCGTCCTTGAGGACGTCGGCGCGGTCTTCGGCAGAGCCCTTCGCAAAGCACTGGACAATTCAGATCCGGTGGTCGGATGCGGCTCGTCGCACGTGGCCTCCGCCGACGCTCTCGTCCTGTGCGCGCTCGATTTGGACGGACGGCCGCACCTGGGATGGGACGTGGCGTTCCGGAGGGACTGGATCGGCGAGATGGCGACCGAAAACGTCCGTGGGTTC
The Armatimonadota bacterium DNA segment above includes these coding regions:
- a CDS encoding sigma-70 family RNA polymerase sigma factor translates to MLLDDQEPGAEELLELEELEEEEEVEQQAVADDSEELEMWMRQTRRAHLLTPAQEEHLAKRVQAKDLAEADKWSKVAELQNLPRDHDYTDFEKRQVMKDGVSAKQQLIESNLRLVVSIAKKYNARGIPLADLIQEGNLGLIRAVEKFDWRKGFRFSTYATWWIRRAIARAIINQGRTIRIPVYVAELINKVMKTANALQQELHREPTPEEVAEKVGMSPDRVQEMLRVAIEPLSLETPVGEKDNSSIGDFVPSTNMPTPSDVTWSLIRREEIDGILGRLTSRERDVVRLRFGLDDGRARTLEEVGTALNVTRERVRQIELRAMKKLRHIGQELAAQGFTITPNPN
- a CDS encoding cysteine desulfurase — encoded protein: MSALRPENYFDNAATSPLDPAVKAEMLPFFDEDFGNAHSLHAWGHRAMAAVETARARVAELLGCAPESVIFTSGATESNNWVLRNFPDAAVSPFEHSSVDVPAGLLGCRVLGNDGYELEAPETAVRLVSVMSVNNETGAVLTVPDTEGALVHRDLTQTLGKLTVGLTGVDLASVSAHKLYGPKGVGALYASDRVMLSPLLAGGGQELGLRAGTLNVPGIVGFGAACAVAADRMDKDLEHARELRQTVLEVLSALPDWSQNAHTANSPYILSVSFLGIEGETLVIEADARGYALSSGAACSSGSVEPNRVLSSLGLSQDRSRGTVRISFGRQNTVESAHGLATVIVGAVAKLRNLGH
- a CDS encoding RidA family protein, whose product is MVVNTRARHSSGSPYEPVIGFSRAVRVGDTVYVSGTAPVSQDGSAACIGDAAGQARRCWDIILDAVERLGGRTEDVVRVRTYLVRVQDWEAVGKVQGEVFGEIRPAATMVVCGGLLDPDWLVEIEAEAVVGSGG
- the sucD gene encoding succinate--CoA ligase subunit alpha, yielding MAILVDKNTRVLVAGMTGREGTFHTQQMIEYGTQVVGGVTPGKGGTTHLDRPVFDSVHDAVAATGADAVLVFVPAPFAGDAVLEAADAGVPFVTLITEGVPILDSLKIVNKLKSEGKTRLLGGNCAGIITPGQCKMGIMPGHIFTPGPVGMVSRSGTLTYEIVWEMTRAGLGQTTCVGIGGDPLPGTRFIEVLEMFEKDPETKAVVMVGEIGGTDEEAGAEFIKTMSKPVVAFISGRTAPPGKRMGHAGAIVSGGKGTAQSKVDALLAAGATIADKTSDVPSLLRAALGTHAMA
- a CDS encoding imidazoleglycerol-phosphate dehydratase; translated protein: MSKGAPNVRFAEIDRETRNTKVHLVLDLDGGHRCDVATGVSTFDDLLRDMASYAVLDLGVSVEADVAVQDHFVLEDVGAVFGRALRKALDNSDPVVGCGSSHVASADALVLCALDLDGRPHLGWDVAFRRDWIGEMATENVRGFFESVMYGADCSLHVLKLAGANDRHVAEACFRAFGRALHGATRRAERPNGSK